The Neobacillus sp. OS1-2 genome includes a window with the following:
- a CDS encoding DUF5590 domain-containing protein, with protein MNEKVDYFPRIISGSHYWNVHKSIFFCLRTSKDGGKKAVTLANKKVQIDKVEDFHLYNGLEKVNVIEANDKKGEKIIVWIPDKSKKVFVKKAKDGLSKEEAVQKLLQEKKPKKIISVRLGMQKNIPLWEIYYRSDNNLINYYYVLFETGEWYKNIDNL; from the coding sequence TTGAATGAAAAAGTGGATTATTTTCCTCGTATTATTTCTGGTAGTCATTATTGGAACGTTCATAAAAGTATATTTTTCTGCCTTAGAACCAGTAAAGATGGCGGAAAAAAAGCTGTCACACTGGCAAATAAAAAGGTTCAAATTGATAAAGTAGAGGATTTTCATCTATACAATGGGTTAGAGAAAGTAAATGTGATTGAAGCAAATGATAAGAAGGGTGAAAAGATCATCGTCTGGATCCCTGATAAAAGTAAGAAGGTTTTTGTGAAAAAAGCCAAAGATGGATTATCAAAAGAGGAAGCAGTGCAAAAACTTTTGCAAGAAAAAAAACCTAAAAAAATTATTTCAGTTCGTTTGGGTATGCAAAAAAACATTCCATTATGGGAAATTTATTACCGTTCTGATAATAACTTAATAAATTATTATTATGTTCTTTTTGAAACTGGTGAGTGGTATAAAAATATTGATAATTTATAG
- a CDS encoding DUF2515 domain-containing protein, with translation MNHLTIQEQTIIRQIRSETNKKNIDNISRTDAYFSYFKKNPDIIWSFLASMVSRNGGWNMCDLEGSIFPQLLDDRVRKQLFHTYERANWLIFHDVFPQLLLYQYSTKINRPMFHLLPYFNVSVFIQKEWKRYWKENNRNRLTTALIINEQNVIQTPVIEHPVYKKKVFQSMIFSFQDWLHFSCVLFPTCGGEVYGASVNGFKSLSKRINLGKRLASILFHQRLFPYFLEFAEKTPHTGSRYDYEQYFKIRPVRKTPLLRTTFPVIMHNQHSYADWSKCRRVSPVWLHLPARHRHPIHLTDWYLAKSNQLQLVLSIQKVLELEKWK, from the coding sequence ATGAATCATCTTACAATACAGGAACAAACAATCATCCGTCAAATTCGAAGTGAAACCAATAAAAAGAATATTGATAATATTTCAAGAACCGATGCTTACTTTAGTTATTTTAAAAAGAATCCCGATATAATTTGGTCCTTTCTTGCCAGTATGGTTTCAAGAAATGGGGGATGGAATATGTGTGACCTTGAAGGCTCCATTTTCCCCCAACTATTAGATGATAGGGTGCGGAAACAACTATTCCATACCTATGAGCGGGCCAATTGGCTTATTTTTCATGATGTTTTCCCCCAGTTACTGCTCTATCAATATTCGACGAAAATAAATCGGCCAATGTTTCATTTACTTCCCTATTTCAATGTTTCGGTATTTATTCAAAAAGAATGGAAGCGGTATTGGAAGGAGAATAATCGGAATCGCTTAACAACTGCATTAATTATTAATGAGCAAAATGTCATTCAGACGCCTGTCATTGAACATCCTGTTTATAAGAAAAAGGTATTTCAGTCGATGATTTTTTCCTTTCAGGACTGGCTCCATTTTAGTTGTGTCCTGTTCCCAACATGTGGCGGGGAGGTTTATGGGGCAAGTGTAAATGGTTTTAAATCTCTCTCTAAAAGGATTAACTTAGGGAAGAGATTAGCAAGTATTCTCTTTCATCAAAGGTTGTTTCCCTATTTTCTAGAATTTGCTGAAAAGACTCCTCATACTGGTTCAAGATATGATTATGAGCAATATTTTAAAATAAGGCCCGTTCGAAAAACACCATTGCTGCGAACGACCTTCCCTGTAATTATGCATAATCAGCACAGCTATGCGGATTGGAGTAAGTGTAGAAGGGTCTCTCCTGTGTGGCTGCATCTTCCAGCCCGACATCGTCACCCCATTCATTTGACCGATTGGTACTTAGCGAAATCAAACCAGCTGCAGTTAGTGCTCTCGATTCAAAAGGTATTGGAATTGGAAAAATGGAAATGA
- a CDS encoding PBP1A family penicillin-binding protein, whose translation MSEKYQSREERRKKLQSNSKGKPKVKKKSGGLFKKIFLSLVVLGIVGILAGVGTFAYLVKDAPKLDPKLLKDPIPSKILDKDQKLITEVGAINREYVNYKDIPQVLENAVLATEDYRFYKHHGIDPIRLGGAVLANFQRGFGAEGGSTITQQVVKNAFLTQEKTLTRKVQEAWLSYELEQKYTKHQIFEMYVNKVYVSENSHGLATAAKIYYGKTLNELTLAEAAQIAGMPQSPNNYNPFDHPDLAEKRRNIVLTLMEQHGFISKQEMNDAKKVSVAATVLKAEQRTVDEKPFDSFVDAVIDEVKETTDFDIFTDGLTIQTTLDRDAQTYVYNMLNSQDIIQYPDEAFQAGIALLDTKTGEIRAIGGGRNQQVSRGFNYAIDTRRQPGSTIKPVLDYGPAIEYLNWGTYEMIEDKPITYSTGKKFGNWDDKYKGPMTIRTALQLSRNTPAVQALQQVGLDKAKEFAVSLGIPLKEIYESYAIGGFETGVSPLQMAGAYSAFGNNGFYTKPHAITEIMLRDGTTIKTAPEPKVVMKDSTAFMITDMMKSVLVSPGTGTRAKVPGLPIAGKTGTTNYTAEDMKKWNIKSSSVPDSWFTGYTTNYTASIWTGYDNQKTPITAIGDNQRIAQLLFKNLMAYVSKDIDTPDFTMPNSVQKVRVERGSMPAVLASEFTPDSEVSIEYAVKGHAPKKVSEKYNKLDAPVNPIAKYDDVNKTVVLTWEYPNANKTGVQFDLTINNPSAPGHFVQTENSLTIPAAPGEKYTFTIIAISGDRKSDSVSTSIDIPNPEIEMDQDDQNGEDNNGNGNNGNGNNGNSNGNGNGNNGSGNGGGQGGTTPPVTTPENPSSGQGTGSPGT comes from the coding sequence ATGTCTGAAAAATACCAATCAAGAGAGGAGCGGCGAAAGAAACTCCAGTCAAACAGCAAGGGGAAGCCAAAAGTCAAGAAAAAATCCGGCGGTCTATTCAAGAAGATCTTTCTTAGCCTTGTTGTCCTTGGTATTGTTGGAATTCTTGCAGGAGTTGGTACATTTGCCTACCTAGTAAAGGATGCTCCCAAACTTGACCCAAAATTATTAAAAGACCCGATCCCTTCAAAGATTTTAGATAAAGATCAAAAATTGATTACTGAAGTTGGAGCCATTAATCGCGAATATGTAAATTATAAAGATATTCCACAGGTCCTGGAAAATGCCGTTTTAGCCACAGAGGATTATCGCTTTTATAAACACCATGGGATTGACCCCATTCGGTTAGGCGGTGCGGTATTGGCTAACTTCCAGCGTGGTTTTGGTGCAGAAGGCGGAAGTACCATCACGCAGCAGGTAGTAAAGAATGCATTTTTAACACAGGAAAAGACGTTAACACGAAAGGTTCAGGAAGCTTGGCTCTCATATGAACTAGAACAAAAATACACAAAACATCAAATTTTTGAAATGTATGTCAATAAGGTATATGTTTCAGAAAACAGTCATGGACTTGCAACAGCGGCAAAAATTTATTATGGAAAAACTTTAAATGAATTAACGCTCGCGGAGGCTGCACAAATTGCAGGAATGCCGCAAAGTCCAAATAACTATAATCCCTTCGACCACCCAGATCTGGCGGAAAAAAGACGAAATATTGTTTTAACATTAATGGAACAGCATGGCTTTATTTCAAAACAAGAAATGAACGATGCAAAAAAGGTATCCGTTGCCGCAACAGTATTAAAGGCGGAGCAGCGTACAGTAGATGAAAAACCGTTCGATTCCTTTGTGGATGCCGTCATTGATGAAGTAAAAGAAACAACCGATTTCGATATTTTTACCGATGGTTTGACGATTCAAACGACTTTGGATAGAGACGCACAAACGTATGTTTATAATATGTTAAATTCCCAAGATATCATCCAATACCCTGATGAAGCTTTCCAAGCCGGGATTGCCCTCCTTGATACGAAAACAGGAGAAATTCGTGCCATCGGCGGCGGCCGGAACCAACAAGTTAGTCGTGGATTTAACTATGCCATCGATACAAGGCGACAACCCGGATCAACAATTAAGCCTGTACTTGATTATGGCCCAGCAATCGAATATTTAAATTGGGGCACATATGAAATGATCGAAGATAAGCCGATAACGTACTCCACAGGGAAGAAATTTGGCAACTGGGATGATAAATACAAAGGGCCTATGACCATTCGGACTGCCTTACAGTTGTCACGAAATACCCCTGCTGTCCAAGCATTACAACAAGTTGGTTTGGATAAAGCTAAGGAATTTGCAGTTAGTCTTGGTATTCCATTAAAAGAAATTTATGAGTCTTATGCCATTGGCGGTTTTGAAACTGGTGTATCGCCATTACAAATGGCCGGGGCCTATAGTGCCTTTGGAAATAATGGTTTCTATACCAAACCGCATGCGATTACAGAAATTATGCTGCGCGACGGAACCACTATTAAAACGGCGCCGGAGCCAAAGGTTGTGATGAAGGATTCCACCGCTTTCATGATAACCGATATGATGAAAAGTGTCCTCGTATCCCCCGGTACAGGAACACGAGCTAAAGTCCCTGGGCTTCCGATTGCTGGTAAGACAGGAACAACAAACTATACAGCTGAAGATATGAAAAAGTGGAACATTAAGAGCAGTTCTGTACCAGATTCATGGTTTACTGGATACACAACTAATTACACGGCTTCTATTTGGACGGGATACGATAATCAGAAGACACCAATAACAGCTATCGGGGATAACCAGAGAATTGCCCAGTTACTTTTTAAAAATTTAATGGCCTATGTCTCAAAGGATATCGATACTCCAGATTTCACCATGCCAAATAGTGTCCAAAAGGTCAGAGTTGAAAGAGGCTCGATGCCTGCAGTACTGGCCAGCGAATTTACACCTGACAGTGAAGTGAGTATAGAATATGCCGTAAAAGGGCATGCACCTAAAAAGGTATCTGAGAAATATAACAAATTGGATGCACCTGTCAATCCAATTGCCAAATATGATGACGTCAATAAAACAGTTGTCCTAACTTGGGAATATCCTAATGCAAACAAGACGGGAGTTCAATTTGATCTGACAATCAATAATCCTTCTGCACCAGGTCATTTCGTTCAAACGGAAAACAGCCTAACGATTCCAGCAGCTCCCGGCGAGAAATATACATTTACAATCATAGCCATTAGCGGCGATAGGAAGAGTGATTCTGTTTCTACTTCCATTGACATTCCAAATCCTGAAATTGAAATGGATCAAGATGATCAAAATGGTGAGGATAATAATGGTAACGGTAATAATGGCAATGGAAATAACGGTAACAGTAACGGAAACGGTAATGGTAACAATGGGTCGGGTAATGGCGGCGGTCAAGGAGGAACAACCCCGCCGGTTACTACGCCCGAAAATCCATCCAGCGGCCAGGGAACTGGATCACCGGGAACCTAA
- the yppF gene encoding YppF family protein: protein MNIRELKGKFIQSRDYNTDDVNALMDFAKKAYIHNEISIKEYRLLVRELENNGAGLPEMDSEDSLIEHS, encoded by the coding sequence ATGAACATTCGTGAATTAAAAGGCAAATTTATTCAAAGTCGGGATTACAACACAGATGACGTTAACGCACTAATGGATTTTGCTAAGAAAGCGTATATTCACAACGAAATCAGTATCAAAGAATATCGCCTTCTTGTCCGCGAGCTTGAAAACAATGGCGCAGGATTACCGGAAATGGATAGTGAAGACTCCCTCATCGAACATTCATAA
- a CDS encoding YpoC family protein: MDNRAEKISRLLKEWESIKTRLNQLFRERDQKNAGEWMEKGISLFIQFLFLTNEESSTANDSIPYHQFYYKPVNIEERLAFIIARPALYHSYRQLSELMVEQEKLYVKRSIVKKTSKPDA; this comes from the coding sequence ATGGATAATCGAGCAGAGAAAATTTCTAGATTGCTAAAAGAATGGGAAAGCATTAAAACCCGTCTAAATCAATTATTCCGAGAACGTGACCAGAAAAACGCAGGAGAATGGATGGAAAAAGGAATAAGCTTATTCATTCAATTTTTGTTTCTGACAAATGAGGAATCCTCAACAGCCAATGATTCTATTCCCTATCATCAGTTTTATTATAAGCCTGTAAATATTGAAGAAAGACTAGCATTTATCATAGCCAGACCAGCATTATATCATTCATACCGTCAGCTTTCGGAGCTAATGGTTGAACAGGAAAAGCTGTATGTAAAAAGAAGTATCGTAAAAAAAACGTCTAAGCCCGATGCCTAG
- a CDS encoding Hsp20/alpha crystallin family protein, translated as MTSKLPSDKNNPKKPIPEPFRDLMKSMNDFFTEKPVRGFLQSIDDFFKTPFPVASGFPVETVETGKEYIITAELPGVKRDQIQLNITGNYITISIENNELETVENDQSQVYHRKFIRQHSTRTISLPHAINEKMVKASYRDGLLQIRIPQERGKIIEIEE; from the coding sequence ATGACATCCAAGCTTCCGAGTGATAAAAATAACCCTAAAAAACCGATACCTGAACCATTTCGTGACCTAATGAAATCGATGAACGACTTCTTTACTGAAAAACCAGTCCGTGGATTTTTACAATCAATTGATGATTTTTTCAAAACTCCATTTCCCGTTGCTTCAGGTTTCCCTGTGGAAACAGTAGAAACAGGAAAGGAATATATTATTACAGCCGAACTTCCAGGTGTGAAAAGAGATCAAATCCAGTTAAATATTACCGGAAACTATATAACGATTTCTATTGAAAATAATGAGCTGGAAACAGTAGAAAACGATCAATCACAAGTTTACCATCGAAAATTCATTCGACAACATTCGACAAGAACCATATCCCTTCCACATGCTATAAATGAAAAAATGGTGAAAGCATCGTACCGAGATGGATTATTACAAATTCGAATTCCGCAGGAAAGGGGAAAGATTATTGAAATTGAAGAATAG
- a CDS encoding Crp/Fnr family transcriptional regulator, whose translation MKIDEIKRVLAHFTLFRELTDFELTKVADIAITRDWKKQSHVFLQGDPLENVYFIFEGKIKIYKSDVNGKEQIVAMAKKGEMFPHVGFFRKGEYPAYAEVLEPSTLIAVPISKFESVLIENPELCIKVFKVLGEKIVDLQDRLEEQILNNTYEQIVKLLIRLAQNHGMKQADGTILLKSEFTNKDLANMIGTTRETISRTLTKMKKDELIEVDEAGNMIVDVEILMEEIHLI comes from the coding sequence ATGAAAATAGATGAAATCAAAAGAGTGCTCGCTCATTTTACTCTTTTTCGTGAACTAACTGATTTTGAATTAACAAAGGTTGCTGATATTGCAATTACGAGGGACTGGAAAAAACAAAGTCATGTTTTTCTTCAGGGTGATCCGCTTGAAAATGTTTACTTTATTTTTGAAGGTAAAATCAAAATCTACAAGAGTGACGTGAACGGGAAAGAACAGATTGTTGCAATGGCCAAAAAAGGTGAAATGTTCCCACATGTTGGCTTTTTCAGAAAAGGAGAATACCCTGCATATGCGGAGGTTCTCGAACCATCCACGCTTATTGCTGTTCCCATTTCAAAATTTGAATCAGTCTTAATTGAAAATCCCGAGCTTTGTATCAAGGTATTTAAGGTGCTTGGTGAGAAAATCGTTGATTTGCAGGACCGGTTAGAGGAACAAATTCTTAATAATACGTACGAACAAATTGTTAAACTACTTATAAGGCTTGCGCAAAACCATGGGATGAAGCAAGCAGATGGGACGATTTTATTAAAGTCAGAATTCACCAACAAGGATCTTGCCAATATGATTGGAACCACCAGGGAAACGATTAGCCGGACCTTAACAAAAATGAAAAAAGATGAGCTGATTGAAGTAGATGAAGCTGGAAACATGATTGTCGATGTCGAAATTCTGATGGAAGAGATACACTTAATTTAA
- a CDS encoding DUF1798 family protein, with translation MAEEILNLTEKLLQYNHLFIKYYQDGRETGITHDFENVIKPFVDEVSVITNQWKNAMKMWLSGSNHKHLHLKQIETTAEHIEQLSVQAFFPKTSKSRFLNSGRTVEYFLLEVIKEVKQ, from the coding sequence ATGGCTGAAGAAATTCTTAACCTTACAGAAAAATTATTACAGTATAACCATTTATTTATTAAATATTACCAAGATGGAAGAGAGACAGGTATTACCCATGATTTCGAGAATGTCATTAAACCATTTGTTGATGAAGTAAGTGTCATTACTAATCAATGGAAAAATGCCATGAAAATGTGGCTTTCTGGGTCAAATCATAAACATTTACATTTGAAGCAGATTGAAACGACAGCAGAACATATCGAACAGCTCTCCGTTCAAGCCTTTTTTCCGAAAACTAGCAAATCAAGGTTCCTAAATTCAGGACGGACGGTTGAATACTTTCTTTTGGAAGTAATAAAAGAAGTTAAGCAATAG
- a CDS encoding DnaD domain-containing protein — translation MKSTILAWLEEGNITIPSMLLSEYRNLNLNEIELVLLLNILAFIEKGNEFPTPEELSARMTVSVLECNEMLRRLIQRGFIEIMDQYSNEGIRFEKYTVKPLWEKLIDLFMINNKTAKAIDKKTDETDLYTCFENEFGRPLSPFECESLGMWMDDDHHDPIIIKAALRESVMSGKLNFRYIDRILFEWKKNGIKTIEQAKNHGRKFRQKQSPKGNFKDDAHQPTVPFYNWLEQ, via the coding sequence ATGAAATCAACTATATTAGCATGGCTTGAGGAAGGGAATATTACTATACCTTCTATGCTGCTTTCAGAATACCGTAACCTAAATCTAAACGAAATTGAACTAGTACTTTTATTAAATATCCTTGCTTTCATAGAGAAAGGGAACGAATTTCCTACTCCAGAAGAGCTTTCTGCCAGGATGACGGTTTCTGTCTTAGAATGTAATGAAATGCTTAGAAGATTAATCCAAAGAGGTTTTATTGAAATAATGGATCAATACTCAAATGAGGGGATTCGTTTTGAGAAATATACCGTGAAACCATTATGGGAAAAACTAATTGACCTGTTTATGATCAATAATAAAACAGCAAAAGCAATTGATAAAAAGACCGATGAAACTGATCTGTACACTTGTTTTGAAAATGAATTCGGCCGCCCCCTATCACCATTTGAATGTGAATCCCTTGGCATGTGGATGGATGATGATCACCATGATCCAATTATCATAAAGGCTGCCCTCCGTGAATCCGTCATGTCAGGGAAATTAAATTTCCGCTATATTGATAGGATTCTTTTTGAATGGAAAAAGAATGGAATTAAAACGATTGAGCAAGCAAAGAATCATGGCCGCAAATTCCGTCAAAAGCAGTCTCCAAAAGGAAACTTCAAGGATGATGCTCATCAACCGACAGTTCCATTTTACAATTGGCTAGAGCAATAG
- a CDS encoding YppG family protein — MFGKEKPNNYVYYGYSGQMMHQVPTGQQWNQQHVGNRNQPIPYQAQPQNYEWMSFQQQNPYYPQGMQPFAQNYQPGFVPQTIPYPNQTYSQKDSQFLFQNPLQPKDEMVQQPSYMPMNGYPMMNPYPKQNMLPKQPGGVKSIMNSFKSQDGSVDFNKMVNTAGTMMNAVNQVSSLVKGFGGFFKA, encoded by the coding sequence ATGTTTGGTAAAGAGAAACCAAATAATTACGTTTATTATGGATACTCGGGGCAAATGATGCACCAAGTTCCAACTGGTCAACAATGGAACCAGCAACATGTTGGTAATCGAAATCAACCAATTCCATATCAAGCACAGCCCCAAAATTATGAATGGATGTCATTCCAACAACAAAATCCATACTATCCGCAAGGTATGCAGCCATTTGCACAAAACTATCAACCAGGATTCGTACCGCAAACTATACCATACCCAAATCAGACATATTCACAAAAAGATTCACAGTTTCTTTTTCAAAACCCGCTGCAGCCGAAGGATGAAATGGTTCAACAGCCCTCCTATATGCCGATGAACGGGTACCCAATGATGAACCCCTATCCAAAACAAAATATGCTGCCGAAACAGCCAGGTGGTGTGAAATCCATTATGAATTCCTTCAAATCACAGGACGGGTCGGTGGATTTTAATAAAATGGTTAATACTGCCGGGACGATGATGAATGCAGTGAACCAAGTTTCCTCGCTTGTTAAAGGTTTTGGAGGATTCTTTAAAGCGTAA
- a CDS encoding pyridoxal phosphate-dependent aminotransferase, which produces MKLANRVMALTPSSTLAITAKAKELKEQGEDVIGLGAGEPDFNTPQHILDAASQSMNEGHTKYTPSAGLPALKQAIIKKLETDQGLTYKPNQIIVGNGAKHVLYTLFQVLLNDGDEVIIPTPYWVSYPEQVKLAGGIPVYIEGHERNQFKISPQQLKEAISDKTKAVIINSPSNPTGVLYSAEELRELGKVCLEKDILIVSDEIYEKLVYFGVKHVSIAELSPELKEQTIVINGVSKSHSMTGWRIGYAAGNKQIVEAMTNLASHSTSNPTTTAQYAAIAAYNGSQEPVEEMRQAFEKRLEIIYTKLVAIPGFTCVKPEGAFYLYPNVMEAAEMTGYNHVDDFVEALLVEAKVAVIPGSGFGTPDNIRLSYATSLEQLEAAVARIHQFVESKR; this is translated from the coding sequence GTGAAATTAGCAAATCGGGTGATGGCACTTACACCATCATCAACGTTAGCTATTACGGCAAAAGCAAAGGAATTAAAGGAACAGGGGGAAGATGTCATTGGTTTAGGGGCGGGCGAGCCCGACTTTAATACGCCGCAGCATATATTGGATGCGGCATCTCAATCCATGAATGAGGGACATACAAAGTATACACCTTCTGCAGGTCTTCCTGCTTTAAAGCAAGCAATCATTAAAAAGCTGGAAACGGATCAGGGTTTAACATATAAACCAAATCAAATTATTGTTGGAAATGGTGCAAAGCATGTCCTTTATACTCTATTTCAAGTTCTCTTAAATGATGGGGACGAGGTAATCATTCCTACCCCATATTGGGTAAGCTACCCTGAACAAGTTAAATTAGCAGGTGGTATCCCAGTTTATATTGAAGGGCATGAACGAAATCAATTTAAGATTTCACCGCAACAATTAAAAGAGGCTATTTCTGACAAGACAAAAGCAGTCATCATCAATTCACCGAGCAATCCTACAGGGGTATTATATTCCGCAGAAGAACTTCGTGAATTGGGTAAAGTTTGCCTGGAGAAAGATATTCTTATTGTCTCAGATGAAATATATGAAAAGCTGGTTTATTTTGGTGTAAAGCATGTCTCGATCGCAGAACTTTCACCGGAGCTTAAAGAACAAACCATTGTCATAAATGGTGTTTCTAAGTCCCATTCGATGACAGGCTGGAGAATTGGCTATGCTGCTGGGAATAAACAGATAGTCGAGGCAATGACGAACCTTGCGAGTCATAGTACATCAAATCCGACAACAACTGCCCAATATGCGGCAATCGCTGCCTATAACGGCTCGCAGGAGCCAGTGGAAGAAATGCGACAAGCCTTTGAAAAAAGATTAGAAATTATTTATACTAAATTGGTTGCCATACCCGGATTCACTTGTGTGAAGCCGGAAGGAGCTTTTTACTTGTATCCAAATGTAATGGAAGCTGCAGAAATGACCGGATATAATCATGTTGATGACTTTGTGGAAGCATTACTAGTTGAAGCAAAAGTGGCGGTAATTCCTGGATCTGGATTCGGAACGCCGGATAATATTCGTCTATCCTATGCAACATCACTTGAGCAATTAGAAGCAGCAGTAGCACGAATTCATCAGTTTGTTGAATCAAAGCGCTAA
- the nth gene encoding endonuclease III, whose product MLNNKQIRYCLDEMGKMFPNAHCELNHSNPFELIIAVSLSAQCTDVLVNKVTKELFKKYKTPEDYLQVSLEELQNDIRSIGLYRNKAKNIQSLCRMVLDEYGGEIPMDRDELTKLSGVGRKTANVVVSVAYNIPAIAVDTHVERVSKRLGICRWKDSVLEVENTLMRKVPKEEWSVTHHRLIFFGRYHCKAQNPQCPSCPLLELCREGKKRMKGKVALNG is encoded by the coding sequence TTGCTTAATAATAAACAAATTCGTTATTGTTTGGATGAAATGGGGAAAATGTTCCCAAATGCCCATTGTGAGTTAAACCACTCCAATCCTTTTGAACTTATTATAGCGGTTTCATTATCAGCGCAATGTACCGATGTACTAGTCAATAAAGTAACGAAAGAATTATTTAAGAAATACAAAACTCCTGAGGATTACCTGCAGGTTTCACTTGAGGAATTACAAAATGATATTCGTTCCATCGGACTTTACCGGAATAAAGCTAAAAACATTCAAAGCCTTTGCCGGATGGTTCTCGATGAATATGGTGGAGAAATCCCCATGGATAGAGATGAGTTGACAAAGCTATCCGGGGTGGGCAGGAAAACGGCAAATGTCGTTGTTTCGGTTGCCTATAATATTCCTGCGATTGCCGTGGATACCCACGTGGAGCGAGTAAGTAAACGCCTTGGGATTTGCCGCTGGAAGGATTCAGTATTGGAAGTGGAGAACACTTTAATGAGGAAGGTTCCAAAAGAGGAATGGTCGGTGACCCATCACCGTTTAATCTTTTTTGGCCGCTATCATTGTAAGGCTCAAAACCCTCAGTGTCCAAGCTGTCCATTATTAGAGTTATGTCGAGAGGGCAAGAAAAGGATGAAAGGGAAGGTCGCTTTAAATGGATAA
- the hcp gene encoding hydroxylamine reductase — MFCYQCEQTPSGGCTEMGVCGKDETIASLQDTIIFGLKGIAAYRTHANQLGYTDPLVDSTTHEALYLTLTNSNFNLQEHIDMAMQVGRAAVRVMEMLDEAHTKRLGIPEPIRVSQNKIEGKCIVVTGHNLFALEELLKQTEGKGINIYTHSEMLPAHGYPALKKYPHLKGNIGKAWYDQRRLFEEFPGAILATTNCVMPIKGTYADRMFTYDVAGLENVEKIINDDFTRLIERAIELPEAAIDSDETLLTGFHHETVLGIAPEVIDAVKAGKIKRFFVIAGCDAPGHGGDYYRELATSLPRETVILTTSCGKFRFNDVDYGVVPGTTIPRYIDLGQCNNSGSTVKIAMALADAFDCEVNELPVSIVLSWFEQKAVAILLGLFSLGIKDIRIGPKPPEFISEGVLKVLQETFNLKLISTVQEDMEKMLQLTAK; from the coding sequence ATGTTTTGTTATCAATGTGAGCAAACCCCAAGTGGCGGTTGCACTGAAATGGGTGTTTGTGGTAAGGATGAAACAATAGCTAGTTTACAAGATACGATTATTTTTGGCTTAAAAGGGATTGCGGCCTACCGAACGCACGCGAACCAACTTGGTTATACAGATCCATTAGTTGATTCAACTACACATGAAGCACTGTACCTGACGTTAACGAATTCCAATTTCAATCTTCAAGAACATATTGATATGGCGATGCAAGTTGGCAGGGCTGCTGTCCGGGTGATGGAGATGCTTGATGAGGCACATACAAAGCGGTTAGGGATTCCTGAACCCATTCGCGTGAGCCAGAATAAAATTGAAGGCAAATGTATCGTTGTGACGGGCCATAATCTATTTGCCTTAGAGGAATTATTGAAGCAGACAGAAGGGAAAGGAATAAATATTTATACACACTCAGAAATGCTGCCTGCTCACGGCTATCCTGCCCTAAAAAAATATCCTCACTTAAAAGGAAATATCGGCAAGGCCTGGTATGACCAACGCCGTTTGTTTGAAGAATTTCCCGGAGCCATTCTGGCGACGACAAATTGCGTGATGCCAATCAAAGGAACCTATGCAGACAGAATGTTTACCTATGATGTTGCAGGCCTTGAAAATGTCGAAAAAATTATCAATGATGATTTTACACGTTTAATTGAGAGGGCAATAGAACTTCCGGAAGCGGCAATAGATTCAGATGAAACATTACTAACGGGTTTCCATCATGAAACAGTACTAGGTATTGCCCCAGAAGTTATTGACGCTGTGAAAGCAGGGAAAATCAAGCGATTCTTTGTGATTGCCGGCTGTGATGCACCCGGTCATGGAGGGGATTATTACCGGGAATTGGCAACATCGCTGCCGCGGGAAACAGTAATATTAACGACCTCCTGCGGGAAATTCCGTTTTAATGATGTCGATTATGGTGTTGTTCCCGGAACAACTATTCCACGTTATATCGATTTAGGACAGTGCAATAATTCCGGCTCTACTGTTAAAATTGCGATGGCTTTAGCAGATGCATTTGACTGCGAAGTAAATGAACTTCCAGTAAGTATTGTATTATCATGGTTTGAGCAAAAAGCGGTAGCGATTTTACTGGGGCTTTTTAGTTTAGGTATTAAGGATATCCGGATTGGACCAAAACCGCCTGAATTTATTTCTGAGGGGGTTCTAAAAGTTCTTCAAGAAACATTTAACCTAAAATTGATTAGCACGGTACAAGAAGACATGGAAAAAATGTTACAATTAACAGCAAAATAA